In the genome of Methanococcoides burtonii DSM 6242, the window ACGGAAAAGCGATCAGATGATGTGCTGATCTATATGATCGAAGGCTACATTTTAAATGAAGGCCCGGGTAGAGCAGAAGATGTCGATACAACTATCACAATATCTGACCTTGAATCCAGAGAAGTCCTATCCTCGGAAAACTATCAGTATGATGTGGGTGGAAATTCGAAAACTTCATTAAGGGATTGGAGGGATCTGCCTGCAGCAATTATTGAACTATCGAATACCGGAGTTTCCGACGAATCATACATGCCCCTGAAAAGTGTTGTTAAAGGGAAAACGGGAGAAGCATACCTTGTGACTGTGGAAGTAAACTGGAACGAGCAAGATATTTCGTCAGAATTGATCATTCCAGATAGTAATGATCTGGCGGAGGAATCACTATGAGTATAGTATCAGGAATTTTAGTTAAATATTCATTAAACTGCAGAAGGATCATAAACTTTTGTCTGCTGATAATATTGGTAACCGGTTTTTCTATTGGTTGCATTGATACGGACAAGACTCCAGATAAAGAACTTGCCCTTGAGGATATTAAAAATGAGAACGAATCTATCCGTCAGGAAGCGATCGGGAACCTGACAAAGATTGGTGATGAGGATTCCACAGATATTCTGACAGGAATACTTATGGACAAAAATGAATCCAATAGCATTCGCATCAGTGCGGCGGATGCTCTTGCAGAGATAGGAAAAGGAGGATCAATATCACCCCTTATTTCAGTCCTGCAAGAGAATAATTCTGCGCTCGTAATAGAAGTATCAGAAAACCTTGTACAATTTGGTGACCCTGCAACAGAAATGCTCATTTACACATTCCTGGATAACGGCAAACCCGAATTCCGGGCAAACCTGATGTATGTACTTTGCATGATCGCAGACGAGGACATTGAATATTTTATTGAGAAACTGAACAGCGAGGATGCAACCACTCGAATAAATATGGCATTCATTCTCGCTGAGATGGCAGATGAAAGAACAGTGGATGCCCTGATCGTTGCTCTTGAGGACGAAAATCGGTATGTCAGGAGACATGCAGCCAGAGGTCTTGGGAATATTGGAAACAAAAATGCCATCCCCTCCCTTATTCAAGTCATGAGCAATACAAGTGAACCTCGGGAAGTTCGCAGTAATGCTGCAATTGCTCTTGGACAGATTGGAGATGATGATGCAGTGGAGCCCCTGATACAGATGTTAAAAGATGAAGATTGGTCGGTCCCAAGCAGTGCCGCAATCGCCCTTGGGGAACTGGGCAATAGTGAAGCAATACCCGCTCTTACTGCTGCATTAAGAAGAGATGAAGAGTTCGTTGTAAAGGAATCCGCCATAGCTCTTGAAAAACTGGATGGTAGTGGAATCGACAAATTAATTGATCTGTTGGATGACAATGACAAATCTGTACAGAAAAATGCAGCATATGCTCTGAGAGGGATCGGAGGTGAAAAAGCAATAGTTCCACTGATCGATCTGCTAGAGGATTCTTACGAGCATGAAGATGCAAGGGCAGCCGCAGCAAGTTCATTAGGAACAATAGGTAATAAGGATGCTGTCCTACCCCTAATCCAAATACTTGAGGATAAAAATGAACCCGAAACTCTCAGGATAAGAACAACACGTGCATTAAGGCGGATAGGGGACGAAAGAGCAACAAAACCATTAATAGAGAGCCTTAAAGATGAAAATCCGGATATCCGGGAAGCTGCGGCAAATGCTCTCGGAGAAATGGGTGATGAGAGTGCACTGGATGCACTTATCCTGTCACTGGAAGATGAGAACTGGAGAGTTCGGTACTCTGTAGTAGATGCTCTTCAAAAATATGATAACAAAACAGTTGTGCTGCCTATTAGCAATATGCTGGACGATGAATATTGGTCCGTCAGGAAAACAGCAGCCCAATCCCTCGGCACAATTGGGAACCAGCAGGCAATACCCCCACTTGTTGAAGCTATCAGTGTGGAAAAAGAAAAGGATGTAAAGACTACCATGGTCAGGAGCCTTGAGGACATTGATAATGGTTCATCCACGGATCTGTTTATCCGGCTATTGCAGGACAAAACCGAATTCCTGAGTGTCCGGGAAGCTGCAGCCATATCCCTTGCAAAACCCGGGAATGAACAGGCAGTAGATCCGCTAATTCAGGTAATGCTGGACGAAACGCAAGCATATAATCTAAGGATAGAAGCTGCAATTGCTCTTGGAAGGATCGGAGATTATGATGCATTCGATGCACTTTCCCGGATATCCAAGGATCCGAATGAGCATTTCGCCTTAAGAACAGCAGCTGAAGAAGCCATTGCGAATATAGAAAATATTCTGTAAGCAACCCTGACTAGTTAAAGTAAATAGGAACGTTCTTAGTTGTATTTGAATCGACCAAAATTCAAAAGCAACTAAGAACAAGCATTTTTTTAACGATACAACGAAAGAGTATGGATCATATAATATCCATCTCACTCAACCTGTTCGGCAGGTACGTATCAGTTACAAAGTCCAGACCTTTTCCGGCAAAAGCTTGTTGTTCCGCTTTTTTCTTGATGCTGAGCTGTAAGCTTATCTGCTCTTTCCAGTAATCGTTTGCGAACCTCGGGTCCGTAAGCTCACTTCTAAGCGCATCCACATCCTTGTCGGTCAGCTTATCGGTTGAAAGTTCATACTCAACGATATCCGTTGGCTGAACACCAATGAACTTTGCAGCCGGTGTCGCCATGAACTCCGAAAGGTGGGCACTCTTGATAGCACCGTATGCGACTGAAGCGAAGATCCTGTAGGACCAGGGATCGCCATCAGTGAAGACAACGACAGGGATACCAAGCTCCTCGTTCATCCTCTTGATAAGACGGCGTGTTGACCTTGCAGGCTGTCCTTTAAGGTGCACAAGGATAGCATTGTACTTCTCATCAAAGCCGTTCTCAATAAGCCTTGCATACATACCACCAGTCTCTATGGCAATGATGAACTTGGCATCGTGGTCAAGGAACTCGATGTTCTCCACATTGAAAGGGATCTGATAGCCACTTTCACCGATATCTTCCTGACAGTGTATGATACGGGAGCCACGTTTGGTCTCCTCACGTATCCTGATCGGACCGAACATGGTAGCACCATCTTCTTCAGGACGCATATGGAAATATTCCCTCTGAAGGGACGTGATGATCTCAAGATCTTCAATGAGACGATTGCTCTCCGCCTGCTCACGGAATTTCGCAATATCCCAGTTCTCTGAGATATAATACAACTCCCTCAAGGTCGAACCACGGTCCTGTGCCAGATGGTTCTTCACAAGAAAATCAATGGAATGTACGGTCTTAAGTAACTGGAAAGCCCCTTTTACCGTTTTTGCGGTCCTTTGGGTCTCCTTATCACCATATACCCAAACATCACTCTCATTACTATATTCGATATTGTTCTTGGTACGACTGGAAATAGACACGTTTGGAACGGTCTCATCAATGAACTGGTCATATAGACCTTCTGCAAGTCCCATCAGCCTGTTCTTTGCCAGATGGTCGTTCTGTTTTTTCTGCTCTGTGTAATTGGAATTAATAGTATCTACCATTTCAGATCAACCCTTTGATAGCTTTCGCACCTGTGACCAATTCTTCATCCAGCCCTTCGACGATCAATTGAGGTAGCCTCTTTATCTCATCCTCGCTCATGGAACTCAACGAATATGTTACCGCTTTAGAGCCTTCAGGTGAAACCTTCATAGTCCATACATAATCAAAATCACTGCCCATGGAGATCACTTTTGGTTCTGGCGATACATCACTTATCTCATAAGGAAGCATATCGTGCAGTTTGAACTCCGTAAGCTTACTACCAAAATTCTTCACCTTTATTGTGACCGCTGCATCCCCATTAGCCCCATGTTCCACATGACGCATAACAAGAAGATTACCCATTACCTTTGCGACTACCGGATTTATGTCCGGGAGATCACGCTCAAGTGTATCCGCAAGTTTCTGGGCCATCTTAGGCAATACCTTAGTTATGATTATCTCCTTCTCACGCCTTTTCTTAAGTGAGACCTGTCGATTCAGATAACGGTTCAGCTTCCTCGAGACCTCTTTAATTGCAAGCTCCACCTCATCCCTGATCTCAGGAATATCAGCAATAGCATCCTTGGATTCTGATGTGAACGGTACGTTCGTAGAAGCCACATGCACAAGCAAAACTACCGGACCTGTTGGCATTCCACCTCCGGGCTGGTTCAATCCATACTGTTTCCACTTGATCCCTTCGACAGCATGAGTTGTCGCACATCCACCCTGCTGATACAGCAATGGAACACGGTTTGCAAATCTCATGATATCAATGCGGTCATCTTTCTGAAGAACACCACCGTATGCGATACCAACCTCCACAACGAAAGGATTGCCTGAAAAGACAGAAGGACTACGAGTAGTTGTGGCAATAAAATCTACATTAAACTCCTTTTCGAGACCTTTGTAGATGAGTTCTTCACCAATCGGAGAAAGACAATCCGTTGGTGGCGCCATTATTTTCACTTTTTTGAAGGCATCCAGCAATTTTTTCGTCTGGTCCCTTGTAAGCTTCGAAGGCAACATCTCCGTATCAAGTCCCGCTGCCTTGCAGATCTCCTCGGCTGTAAGCAGACCTATCTTGGAGAATGAATAGCGTAGGAATGGAGCTAATTTCTGGCGATCGGTATAACGCAGCATCTTCATGAGAGTACCAAGCTCAATTCCATGAGGATGCGGCAATATTTCCTTTGCAGGTATTGGAAGCTTGTCGGTAGCCCTGTCAAATATGACCTCATTGCCATCCGGCTCTATCAAAGTGAGCCGTGCATGAGGATTAACGATAGCAGTTGCCTTCAGATATTCATAGATGGACTGTCTGCGTCCCTTTACATAAGACGCTTCCATTTCCAGCTCCACACGAGTACCATGCGGCCTATCCCAGTCGATCACCTCATCAAGAAGGATCTCAGGGTCATTGGTACTGGTGTTTATCATTACTTCATAGTGATGTGCAGGAGAGTCTGGACCGATCTTGGAAATGACACTTGTTGGATGACCTGCTGTCAACTGTGCATAGAGGACAGAAGCTGAAATACCAATACCCTGTTGACCCCGGCTTTGTTTCAGTGCATGGAAACGTGAGCCGTAGAGCAACTTGGCAAATACCTTTGGTATTTGTTCTTTAACGATACCAGGACCATTGTCCTCTACTATAACACTTACATTATCCTTTCCGACACGCTCGATATGAAGCAATATATCAGGAAGGATCTCTGCTTCCTCACATGCATCAAGGGAATTGTCCACTGCTTCTTTTACGGTAGTTATCAGACTACGCGGAGCAGAGTCAAAACCAAGTATCTGCCGGTTCTTCTCAAAGAATTCTGCAACACTTATTGCTTGCTGCTTTTTTGCAAGTTCTTCTGCAATTGGGGCTGCCATATAATACTCATCCTACATTACTAAAAAATTGGTTGAAACAACGACTATACATTTTCTGATAGAAATATCAGGAGCTATTGACTGTGATCATTAAAAAATAGAAGGCAAGATATTTATTCGTTTGCAGCCATTTTAAATTTCAGCATGATCACTGCGATAGATCCCTGCGAACCAGATCCACGAAATGACATACCGGAGCAGGATACTACACCGAACGCCATAGCAGATCATTTTAGGATTATTTACCAATATCTTCATTCCAGAGTTCCGGTTCTTTACTAATAAAATCATCCATCATTGCCACACATTCGTCAAGGTCAAGGTCGACCACTTCAACTCCATGGGATTCCATAAATTCCCTTGCTCCTGAGAAGGTCCTGGATTCGCCAACAATTACTTTTTTTATTCCAAATTGTACCACAGCACCGGCACAAAGATAGCAGGGCATCAAAGTGGAATAAAGAATTGAATCACGATAACTCCCAACCCGTCCGGCATCCCTGAGACATGAAATTTCAGCATGTGCCATTGGATCATCCTGTTGAACACGTAAATTGTGACCCTTACCGATAATTAGATCGTCCCTTACAAGAACCGAACCAATGGGAATGCCACCACTATTAAGTCCCGATCTCGCTTCATCTATTGCTACCTGCATAAATTCATCCATATCTTTACACCCCGATAATTCAAATGGAAATATTAATAAGTATAAATATATTAAAGATTATAAATGTTTTGAAAAAAAGGATTCAGTCCGGGATCTCCAACCTGTATACCCTGTCATTTTCACGCACCTTATCCTTGACAGCAATTCCCACGATATCCCCTGAGGATGCAGATAGGACAGGACCTTCATCCGACCTTATTTCAGTGATATCCTGTTCAAAGTATGTACTTTTGCCTTCGATGATAATGTGGTCTCCAACAGCGATACCCGTTTCGAGAAGCTTTACTTCCGCCGCCCCGCTCTTCCTGTAATAATTGGTAACCACCCCTACAGCGTGTCTTTTGGTAGTTGATACGTTCATATCAGATTCGATGGAAATACCATCCGGACCGGGTACCCCGAAGTAGAACCCCGTGGAAAAGCCACGATTAAATACCGAAGCCAGCTCGTCTTTCCATGACCTCGCTTTTTCAAGTGTATATGAACCATCACAATAGGAATTGAGGGCTTCACGATAACAGCGGGATACAATAGATGTGTATCTAGCATCCTTCAACCTGCCTTCGACCTTGAATGCATTCACACCAGTATCTATCAGCTCAGGGATGTGTTCGATCATGCACAGGTCCCTCGCACTTAACAGATATTTCCCTTCAAGGTCGACCTCGCTGCCATCCTCACCAACAAGTTTCCAACCCCATCGGCACGGTTGGGAACACTCACCACAATTACCGGACTTGCCCAGAATATAAGCGGAAAGGTAGCACCTGCCAGAGATAGCCTGACACATGGCACCATGAATGAAAACCTCAAGCTCAACATCAGTGTTCCAGCGGATCTCCTTTATATTCTCCATACTGAGTTCCCTTGCCAGAACGACCCGGGAAGCCCCCAAAGAACCATAGAATTCTACTGTCTGCCAGTTCGATACATTCGCCTGAGTAGATATATGAACCCTCAGTCCGGCATCTACTGCTTTTGTTATTACTGCCGGATCCCATGCAATGACAGCATCAACATCCGAGGATGCGACTGAATCGATAACAACATCAAGATCATCAAGGTCATCGGGATAGATCACCGTATTCAGCGCAAGATAAGCATTGAGATCATTCTCTTTGATATCCCCTACAAAATCGTTGAGACCATCAAGTGTAATATCACATGCTCTTGCTCTGAGACTGAATCTGTCGATGGAGAAGTAGACCCCGTCTGCATAGTCCCTGCACGCAGCCAGAGATGCACGATTCTTGACACCCATCATAAGTTCAGGGATCTTTACAGATGATCCAGAGCAGTTCATGGAGTAGCATCGTAAATGATGGTTTAAATCAGTTATTGTTGGAAACGAAAAAGAGAGAATGTAAGTGAGTGATCGAGATATCACTTGATAGGAACATATATCTCAGTAAGGATATCTTCAGGAGGAACGTCATGAGGATCGTTAAGATATGCTTCTCTCTTAAGACCGGTAATTTTTAAACCATTCACATCTATCCATGCAAAAAGTTCCTGATAAGTAGGACCGGTATCTTCATAAGGACCATTGTGAACCACCTTCACCATATTCCCACCGGGAAGTTCGTAGCACTTGACATCACCGACACCCTCGATCTTTTCAGATACAGGAATGACAGCTTCCAAATCTGCATTGCCTTCAGAATTGGCCCTCATGATATCTTCTTTACTGGTCTCATGCGTGACATAAATTGGCGGACCGGCGATCTCAATATTATTTTTGACAGCAAACTGGCTTATTTCAGTGAACAAGATAGGAAGCAAACCGTACTACCCGGTCCGCCTGACCCCGATGACTACCTGCGGCTCAATTTCAACTATGCATATATCAGACATTCCAACAACCACCACAATTATTGTATAATATAACTCGTACCCAGAATCTTAGTTATTGATATCAATGATATATTCAGGTATAAATATTTCGCATGAACGTTCAATAGCTCTCCAGAGATCATTCCCCGACAAATGGACGGGATACCCTGATAATAATAACTGACACCAGACCCCAGGCAAACGGAAGCCAGAGTGGTATGTTAAAGAAAAAAGGAGCTGCGTATGTCCAGACCCCGAGATAAGTGCCGATGAACTCTGCACTACATCCAATAATGACACCGGATACAAAAACGATATTATCCCCTTTCTCAGACCAGAAATATTCCCGTATGCCATATATCGATAATATCAGAAAGGTTAGTAAAAGGTTGTTTTCCCAGAAAAGTACTGCTACTATCAGTGCAAGTGCAAAGATAAGCAAGTCCCTGAAAATTGCTTTTTTCATGTAGTTCTCCATGCAGCACTAGAAATCATAATTATATAAATAAAATTTGGGGCTTATAGTGGTCAAGGTTATGGAGTTTGGCCATAATCTTGTTGAGAAGAAAACAAACGGTTGATGATATGTCAAGCAGATTTAGCCATCTCCACCGCTTTTTCAAATCATATTGAAATACAACAGCAGAGCAAGTAATAACAATACGACACCTGTAACGAACCTTATCGAAGAACGTCTTTTTTCCGGAATTGCATTGCAGATTCAGGACTCAAACCGAACGCCAGAAATACACCCAACACTAACACCGGAAGCACAACTCCAAAATTGTAGATGAAGATATACACAGCAACCTCCAGCAGATCGGTTCTTGCTATTAACATATCCAGGATAGAAAGATAACAGCACCTACGCAAGGAGCTTTGACAAATGAGAATAAGCCGTCTGCAAAGAACGATAGAACAAGAGCATTCTTCCCGTGTATGTTGTCCATAAAAGATACTATTGAACCTGGTGTTTAAAGGTCAATCTTGAATGGCGCTTGAGGTGATATGGATCATAGATATGCCAGATACCGGGAACTCCTATCAATACCATCATGAATAATTTGATAGATCGCCTTGATCCGGGGAAGATAGTGACAGCTTTCAGGAAACTTATTCCGAATATCATGTCAGTGGTGAATATACCGGCGCAGAAGCCACCGATGACCACCAGCATTTCTTTCTTCCCACCGTTGGAGGATATCGTGACCGAAGCCAGAAATGTCATCACTGCGAGAAGGCAGGAATTGAAGCCGGTGAGCAGACCTGTGATCAGTACAATTAGAGGAGATAGTTCAAAGGGAGTGACGTTTTCGCCATATTCTTCAACTCAGGGGAGAGTACCATTGACCGAAATTACCGGTGCATTCTCAATAGCTTCTATCAGCATTTTTCTAGTAATACAGCATCCCCATAGTAATCGGAATAGGCGATAACCGTACTCTTGTTTATGACAATAGCAGGAACAGTGTAGACCCATATCCTTTCATGATGTTATAGGAGGTAGCTATGTTGTGATTTATGTAATTGATACTGTCATAACTGCCGATAACGGAATCTATGACAGGGGATGTTTGCTGGCATTTCAAACAGCCGTCCTCGTAAAAATATTCTACCAGAACTTCGTCTGACAGGGCTGTTGAAGCAAGGCTCATGCTTGAGATCGCAAGCATAAGGAGGAGTAAGATCACTACAGATTTAGTGGCATACTATCGTAGCACATATCTGTTAATCATATTTTCTCTCTGAAACCTTGAAATTTGATATTTCCAGCAATTCGCCTGTATCTGCTGAGACATAGCCTTCTACAACATACAGATCGCTTATCTCTTCTGGCAAGCACAACTGCGTTCCATGATCTCAACTCCCATGATCAGTGTCAATGAACTCTGCGACTTTTGTGGGTTTCTTATTTTAGGACAACACAACAAAAAATGCAAATATAATCGAGAGGACAAAATTCACATATTTGCACATGTGTTATATTTCTAACAAATTCGGAAGTTTTAAATAGTTTAGATGTTAGATATATGTAACATGTGCCCAGAGGCACTTAAACAGGGGAGAATAATAATGGAAAGATCTAACAGGATATATTTGATATTGAATATGATTTTTGGAATTGCTGCCATTGCCCTATATTCTTATGGCGATATAATTGGGGGAAATATGATGGCTAGTGTTGTAATTGGATTATCTATAAGTTACATTATACGAAAAGCAATGTTAAAAGATGAAGTTAAAAAAGACGAAATGGTCAAGAGAATTTCCGGGATGTCTTCGGATATTACACTATATATTTCAATAATCTCAATTGGATTATTGACAGTAGTATTGCATTTTTTTCCAACACTTTTTGATGTGTTCGAAATATTAGCGATTTTACTGGCTGTCATGTTATTATCAAAGATCGCACTTCAAATGTATTATACGAAAATGAAAGATGAAATTGGTTTCTAACTGAAATGGAGATATAGGTTATCGGATTGTACGCATTCCTGATCCTTAAATGGCACTATAATAAGACGGGTGAGTAAACTGAGAACTAAAATTAAAGAATTAAGAGCAAAGTATGACCTGACTCAAAAGGATCTTGCAGAAAAAATAGGGGTGAGAAGGGAAACCATTGTCTTTTTGGAAAAGGGAAAATATAATCCTTCATTAAAACTTGCATATGATATAGCACAAGTGTTCGAATCAAAAATAGAAGAGATATTTTTGTTCGATGATTAAGTTTTGGTGAAGGGCTGTGAATATGTGATCTCTTGCTCTTAAGATTAAAAATTAAGCAGTATCCTTTGGATTGTTAAAGGATAAGCTTATTCATTCTCAAAGACCACGGCAGCGGCAATTAGAGTCTCTTTTTTTCTTTAGCTTCAACTAAAATATATGAAACATTTTTGTTTCTAAATAATGCAGTGATTCTGGTGGCAACCTTTCACAAAATCCTAAGTAAAAATAATGCTGAATTAGCAAGCATTTGCTACCGTATTAAAGTATGATCGCAATGCCAATGTTCTTCTGCAATTAAAACATGGATGAGAAAAAATTGTTCCAGAAAATGCATATAATTATATAAAGGTGCATAGTACTAACGAAGTCTTCAAAAACGAAAATGAGTGAATCAAATGATAAAAATAAAAGGACATGAAATTGATCCAGTAATTGTTAAGAACGCCGGCAATCGCAGAGCCATGCAATTCAAGAATAATATTATTACGGCGTTAAGAAGGATCGGAATTAATGAAAATGACATTGAGGTCCCTCTTGAGCGTTTAGCAATGAAAAAAACTCATGCTTCTGCAACCTGGTACCAGGATGGACATAGGATGCATTACACCCACGGTCTACAAAATAAATATGTAGAAAACCTTCATATCCTATCCAAGGTAATTGAGATCGAAGCAAATAGGGTCATTTCCGGGGAAAAACCATTGTCCGATTTTATTTTAGAGTTCAAGGAAGATAAAGACATTCATGACAAGCGCAAAGAGGCACGAGAGTTTTTCGACTGTGCCCATGATGAGAACGATTTTGAGGCCATAAATAAGAAATACAAGGAAATGGCAAAAGAACTGCATCCAGATAAGCCAACCGGTGATACTGAAAAGTTCAAACAGTTAAATGTTGCACATAAGATACTGAAGAGAGAATTGACATAAACTCACTTCAAATCTCAAGGCATTAAAAATCATTTCAATTTTTCATTGTTTAATTATGCGGTATAAATTAGGGTAGGACCTAATATTCCATTCCGTCTATTTATTCAGACAACGAGGAGGCATATGCTCCCCCATTTCTAATTATTTTGATTATGGTGGTTAGCGTTAGTCTTCTGAATATTCTTACAAATAGTATTGATCAGCTTGTTGATGAGACACTTCAACAAAGTAGCCTATAGCTAATAATATCTCTATGTATATCACACTACAGGATGTATCCTACCTTTTTGTGATATACCGCCTTTTTATGTCATCGAGGACATCCCTTGGGATCATCACAATCCTTGTTGGCGGAATGTATCCTGTATTGGAAGCTTTGCAGATGAAATTTTTGGATGTGCTGAGGTATGAGTGAGTAAGGGGGGTGTCAAAGTATGCCATCACGAACTCCGTGTTAGAATATTGGCG includes:
- a CDS encoding HEAT repeat domain-containing protein — protein: MSIVSGILVKYSLNCRRIINFCLLIILVTGFSIGCIDTDKTPDKELALEDIKNENESIRQEAIGNLTKIGDEDSTDILTGILMDKNESNSIRISAADALAEIGKGGSISPLISVLQENNSALVIEVSENLVQFGDPATEMLIYTFLDNGKPEFRANLMYVLCMIADEDIEYFIEKLNSEDATTRINMAFILAEMADERTVDALIVALEDENRYVRRHAARGLGNIGNKNAIPSLIQVMSNTSEPREVRSNAAIALGQIGDDDAVEPLIQMLKDEDWSVPSSAAIALGELGNSEAIPALTAALRRDEEFVVKESAIALEKLDGSGIDKLIDLLDDNDKSVQKNAAYALRGIGGEKAIVPLIDLLEDSYEHEDARAAAASSLGTIGNKDAVLPLIQILEDKNEPETLRIRTTRALRRIGDERATKPLIESLKDENPDIREAAANALGEMGDESALDALILSLEDENWRVRYSVVDALQKYDNKTVVLPISNMLDDEYWSVRKTAAQSLGTIGNQQAIPPLVEAISVEKEKDVKTTMVRSLEDIDNGSSTDLFIRLLQDKTEFLSVREAAAISLAKPGNEQAVDPLIQVMLDETQAYNLRIEAAIALGRIGDYDAFDALSRISKDPNEHFALRTAAEEAIANIENIL
- a CDS encoding DNA topoisomerase IV subunit A encodes the protein MVDTINSNYTEQKKQNDHLAKNRLMGLAEGLYDQFIDETVPNVSISSRTKNNIEYSNESDVWVYGDKETQRTAKTVKGAFQLLKTVHSIDFLVKNHLAQDRGSTLRELYYISENWDIAKFREQAESNRLIEDLEIITSLQREYFHMRPEEDGATMFGPIRIREETKRGSRIIHCQEDIGESGYQIPFNVENIEFLDHDAKFIIAIETGGMYARLIENGFDEKYNAILVHLKGQPARSTRRLIKRMNEELGIPVVVFTDGDPWSYRIFASVAYGAIKSAHLSEFMATPAAKFIGVQPTDIVEYELSTDKLTDKDVDALRSELTDPRFANDYWKEQISLQLSIKKKAEQQAFAGKGLDFVTDTYLPNRLSEMDII
- a CDS encoding DNA topoisomerase VI subunit B; translated protein: MAAPIAEELAKKQQAISVAEFFEKNRQILGFDSAPRSLITTVKEAVDNSLDACEEAEILPDILLHIERVGKDNVSVIVEDNGPGIVKEQIPKVFAKLLYGSRFHALKQSRGQQGIGISASVLYAQLTAGHPTSVISKIGPDSPAHHYEVMINTSTNDPEILLDEVIDWDRPHGTRVELEMEASYVKGRRQSIYEYLKATAIVNPHARLTLIEPDGNEVIFDRATDKLPIPAKEILPHPHGIELGTLMKMLRYTDRQKLAPFLRYSFSKIGLLTAEEICKAAGLDTEMLPSKLTRDQTKKLLDAFKKVKIMAPPTDCLSPIGEELIYKGLEKEFNVDFIATTTRSPSVFSGNPFVVEVGIAYGGVLQKDDRIDIMRFANRVPLLYQQGGCATTHAVEGIKWKQYGLNQPGGGMPTGPVVLLVHVASTNVPFTSESKDAIADIPEIRDEVELAIKEVSRKLNRYLNRQVSLKKRREKEIIITKVLPKMAQKLADTLERDLPDINPVVAKVMGNLLVMRHVEHGANGDAAVTIKVKNFGSKLTEFKLHDMLPYEISDVSPEPKVISMGSDFDYVWTMKVSPEGSKAVTYSLSSMSEDEIKRLPQLIVEGLDEELVTGAKAIKGLI
- a CDS encoding nucleoside deaminase; protein product: MDEFMQVAIDEARSGLNSGGIPIGSVLVRDDLIIGKGHNLRVQQDDPMAHAEISCLRDAGRVGSYRDSILYSTLMPCYLCAGAVVQFGIKKVIVGESRTFSGAREFMESHGVEVVDLDLDECVAMMDDFISKEPELWNEDIGK
- a CDS encoding peptidase U32 family protein; translation: MNCSGSSVKIPELMMGVKNRASLAACRDYADGVYFSIDRFSLRARACDITLDGLNDFVGDIKENDLNAYLALNTVIYPDDLDDLDVVIDSVASSDVDAVIAWDPAVITKAVDAGLRVHISTQANVSNWQTVEFYGSLGASRVVLARELSMENIKEIRWNTDVELEVFIHGAMCQAISGRCYLSAYILGKSGNCGECSQPCRWGWKLVGEDGSEVDLEGKYLLSARDLCMIEHIPELIDTGVNAFKVEGRLKDARYTSIVSRCYREALNSYCDGSYTLEKARSWKDELASVFNRGFSTGFYFGVPGPDGISIESDMNVSTTKRHAVGVVTNYYRKSGAAEVKLLETGIAVGDHIIIEGKSTYFEQDITEIRSDEGPVLSASSGDIVGIAVKDKVRENDRVYRLEIPD
- a CDS encoding GyrI-like domain-containing protein produces the protein MLPILFTEISQFAVKNNIEIAGPPIYVTHETSKEDIMRANSEGNADLEAVIPVSEKIEGVGDVKCYELPGGNMVKVVHNGPYEDTGPTYQELFAWIDVNGLKITGLKREAYLNDPHDVPPEDILTEIYVPIK
- a CDS encoding DUF2178 domain-containing protein, which produces MCPEALKQGRIIMERSNRIYLILNMIFGIAAIALYSYGDIIGGNMMASVVIGLSISYIIRKAMLKDEVKKDEMVKRISGMSSDITLYISIISIGLLTVVLHFFPTLFDVFEILAILLAVMLLSKIALQMYYTKMKDEIGF
- a CDS encoding helix-turn-helix transcriptional regulator, which gives rise to MRTKIKELRAKYDLTQKDLAEKIGVRRETIVFLEKGKYNPSLKLAYDIAQVFESKIEEIFLFDD
- a CDS encoding J domain-containing protein, yielding MIKIKGHEIDPVIVKNAGNRRAMQFKNNIITALRRIGINENDIEVPLERLAMKKTHASATWYQDGHRMHYTHGLQNKYVENLHILSKVIEIEANRVISGEKPLSDFILEFKEDKDIHDKRKEAREFFDCAHDENDFEAINKKYKEMAKELHPDKPTGDTEKFKQLNVAHKILKRELT